From Candidatus Poribacteria bacterium:
ATCGAGGAGAATCCGGCTTGGAGATTTTCAAAGTCCGCCTTCAGGAAAACAAGCGTTCCCTGTCCGATAGATTCCCCTTTTACCCGCTCTATGTTGACCGGTGAATCAAACCGTGCCAAACGTTTTTCGACTTGGTTGTAGTGCCGATTGATAATATGTTCAGGGTGATTGGANNNNNNNNNNNNNNNNNNNNNNNNNNNNNNNNNNNNNNNNNNNNNNNNNNNNNNNNNNNNNNNNNNNNNNNNNNNNNNNNNNNNNNNNNNNNNNNNNNNNNNNNNNNNNNNNNNNNNNNNNNNNNNNNNNNNNNNNNNNNNNNNNNNNNNNNNNNNNNNNNNNNNNNNNNNNNNNNNNNNNNNNNNNNNNNNNNNNNNNNNNNNNNNNNNNNNNNNNNNNNNNNNNNNNNNNNNNNNNNNNNNNNNNNNNNNNNNNNNNNNNNNNNNNNNNNNNNNNNNNNNNNNNNNNNNNNNNNNNNNNNNNNNNNNNNNNNCCAGTGATTTCTTGGGGGCGAAAGGTCAACGTTTGAGAACCGAGTTGTCCACCGATGACTTCGGCATTGGTAATCGCAGCCACCGCATTAACACTGGTGAGATGCTGTGGAGCCAGTCCCGGTTTTTTCCGCCCCGCGCGTATACCGCTGATACGGATGGGACGATTAAGAATCGCAGACAAACTGAGGCTTGAGCGTAGGATTTGACCGCCACCTTCGCCGTAATTTCCGTCTATTTCAAGCATGTCTATGAATTGATAGCGAATCGGATTTACTTCTTTTTTGATGTGTCAGGATCAACACCGGCAATTGATGCAGGAGCAGATTGGGCATAAATACCCAGGTTCTCACGAACTTTGGTTTCAATTTCGTCAATAACTTCCGGATGTTGAATCAGATATTCTTTCGCACTATTTCTACCTTGACCAAGACGCTCGTTATTATAAGAGAACCATGCACCACTCTTACTTACAATCTCTTGATCCGTTGCCACGTCAAGTAGATCGCCCAGCTTAGAAATACCCTCCCCGAAGGTCATTTCAAATTCAGCCTGTGTAAATGGAGGTGCCACTTTGTTCTTGGCAACTTTAACCCGAATGCGGTTCCCAACCATCTCGTCCCCTTCCTTGAGGGTTTCCGCCCGTCGGATTTCAAGTCGGACAGAAGCGTGGAACTTAAGGGCGAGTCCGCCCGGTGTGGTTTCTGGATTACCAAACATAACACCAATCTTTTGACGAATCTGATTCGTGAAAATAATGCACGCCTTCGATTTGCTTGTCACTCCAGAGAGTTTGCGCAATGCTTTAGACATCAAACGCGGCAATAAGCCCACATGTGCATCGCCCATTTCCCCCTCGATTTCCGCTTGAGGCGTAAGTGCTGCCACAGAATCAACCACAATCACGTCAATAGCATTACTACGCACTAACGTCTCAACAATCTCTAACGCCTGTTCGCCTGTGTCAGGCTGAGATATGAGTAGATGCTCCATATTAACGCCGATATTCTTAGCATACAGTGGATCAATTGCGTGCTCAACATCAACAAACGCGGCATTACCACCCATTTTTTGAGCCTCAGCGACAATGTGTAAAGCAAGCGTCGTTTTGCCACTGGATTCATGTCCGAAAATTTCTACAATTCGTCCGCGGGGTACGCCGCCGACACCAAGCGCGATGTCTAGTGCGAGTGAGCCAGTTGGAATCACCTCTACGGGCAAAATATCTTCACTACTAAAGCGCATAATCGCGCCTTTACCGTGTTGCCGTTCAATCTGTGAAATTGCGAGATCAATCGCTTTATTCTTCTCGTCTGCTGCCATACTAAATCTCCTCTGGTTCCATTTTCAATGTTATGTAAGTGAATGAGATTCTAAAGTTGAGTAGATTGCGCCCGTGGGATGAAGTTGACTGTGGATAAGCGAAAGTGCATTGACACGCATCTCTGCCCCGTCAATGCGATCATATTGACGATACTGGTTTGTGTAAGGTCTGAGGTCGATTCGCTCTTTCAACCGGGCGATCGTTAGATGGGGATTGAATTTCTTAGTGTCCAGCGAGAATCCACAGTCGTTTAATGCCACGTTAATGTCTTGAGCAATGGCAGATACCCTCTCGCCTCCAACCTTTACGCCAGCCCACATTACTCGTGGACGCGCGAAATTAGGAAATGTCCCCAAGCCGCCGATGCGCAATGAAAAACTCCGATGACGGCTAGCCACCCCCTCGATTGTCTCTCCGATGGATTCAAGATCTTCCGTATCAACATCCCCTAAAAACTTCAACGTCAAATGAATGTTGCCCGGTTTCACCCAAGATGCTTTTTGAATCTGTTTTCGCAGGGTTCCTTGGATCCGTGCTAGTTGATTTTGGATTGTTTCTGGTATCTCGATTGCAATGAAACATCGAATCGGTTGGTTCATTAGTCCACTAGTTCATTAGTTCATTGAATTGCCGGATCCTATACATATTGCTCTGCAGGGGTTTTAGGTAGCAACTCAGGTGATTAAATGTCATCGTCCGTGTAAGTGTCCGGGGATCGCATTAATTCGTAAATCCCTTTGCGATTGTTGTATAGAAATTCCAAGCCTGAAATGACTGTGAGCACTAAGGGAATGTACATCATGAAGTAGATCGGTCCTGGGAGTTGAATAACAAAATCCATATCTATATTCAGTAAGTGGCTATATTCTTGGGCAACAAGTAAAACGAGACTAGTAATAATGACAACCATCTGTGAAGATGTTTTATATTTTCCCCACTTGCTTGCTGCGACCACTGTGCCGTATCGCCCAACGAAGACCAGGCGTAGTGTCGTGACGACAACCTCGCGTCCCATAATGATT
This genomic window contains:
- a CDS encoding RNA 3'-phosphate cyclase, producing MLEIDGNYGEGGGQILRSSLSLSAILNRPIRISGIRAGRKKPGLAPQHLTSVNAVAAITNAEVIGGQLGSQTLTFRPQEITG
- the recA gene encoding recombinase RecA is translated as MAADEKNKAIDLAISQIERQHGKGAIMRFSSEDILPVEVIPTGSLALDIALGVGGVPRGRIVEIFGHESSGKTTLALHIVAEAQKMGGNAAFVDVEHAIDPLYAKNIGVNMEHLLISQPDTGEQALEIVETLVRSNAIDVIVVDSVAALTPQAEIEGEMGDAHVGLLPRLMSKALRKLSGVTSKSKACIIFTNQIRQKIGVMFGNPETTPGGLALKFHASVRLEIRRAETLKEGDEMVGNRIRVKVAKNKVAPPFTQAEFEMTFGEGISKLGDLLDVATDQEIVSKSGAWFSYNNERLGQGRNSAKEYLIQHPEVIDEIETKVRENLGIYAQSAPASIAGVDPDTSKKK
- the thpR gene encoding RNA 2',3'-cyclic phosphodiesterase — protein: MNQPIRCFIAIEIPETIQNQLARIQGTLRKQIQKASWVKPGNIHLTLKFLGDVDTEDLESIGETIEGVASRHRSFSLRIGGLGTFPNFARPRVMWAGVKVGGERVSAIAQDINVALNDCGFSLDTKKFNPHLTIARLKERIDLRPYTNQYRQYDRIDGAEMRVNALSLIHSQLHPTGAIYSTLESHSLT
- the pgsA gene encoding CDP-diacylglycerol--glycerol-3-phosphate 3-phosphatidyltransferase, translated to MRLANYLTIARMLLIPFFMLSFRYERMLPALIIFCVAALTDYLDGIIARKQGTTSFGKFMDPLADKLLVGAALICLTRFKGGLIPGWMVLIIMGREVVVTTLRLVFVGRYGTVVAASKWGKYKTSSQMVVIITSLVLLVAQEYSHLLNIDMDFVIQLPGPIYFMMYIPLVLTVISGLEFLYNNRKGIYELMRSPDTYTDDDI